In Clostridium sp., one DNA window encodes the following:
- a CDS encoding SEC-C metal-binding domain-containing protein — protein MSLYKDWTDTVVKLVKTKGEAEFWKEYGSIEKNIYTKILTDHRTSLNGNIKNLSQEFNISPVVFIGFLDGINDSLEISIELEKLDRDSNIDVKINFEKLYFNMLDAKADYLYKLPQWESIFSKEKRKSIHKSWVSSKTIINKNKIGRNDPCPCGSGKKYKNCCGKTT, from the coding sequence ATGAGTTTATATAAAGATTGGACAGATACAGTTGTAAAGCTAGTTAAAACAAAAGGTGAGGCTGAATTTTGGAAAGAATACGGTTCCATCGAGAAGAATATATACACTAAGATATTAACAGATCATAGAACTTCTTTAAATGGAAACATAAAAAATTTATCACAAGAATTTAATATTTCTCCAGTAGTTTTCATAGGTTTTTTGGATGGAATAAATGATAGTCTTGAAATTTCTATTGAGCTTGAAAAATTGGATCGGGATTCAAATATTGATGTGAAAATCAATTTTGAAAAGCTGTATTTCAATATGCTGGATGCCAAAGCGGATTATCTCTATAAACTGCCACAGTGGGAATCGATTTTTTCAAAGGAAAAGAGGAAAAGCATACATAAAAGCTGGGTTTCTTCCAAAACAATAATAAATAAAAACAAAATTGGTAGAAATGATCCTTGTCCCTGTGGGAGCGGTAAAAAATATAAAAACTGCTGTGGAAAAACAACTTAG
- a CDS encoding CxxH/CxxC protein, translating into METILIYPNLLERRILKISKQTKYSCNDHIDIAIDDFLVENETFPYMFYVDNQCSKPKCSYCSKDAVYILKLKP; encoded by the coding sequence TTGGAAACAATTTTGATTTATCCAAACCTATTGGAAAGGAGGATCTTAAAAATATCAAAGCAGACTAAATACAGTTGTAATGACCATATAGACATCGCTATTGACGACTTTTTAGTGGAAAATGAAACCTTTCCATATATGTTTTATGTAGATAATCAATGCAGTAAACCAAAGTGCAGCTATTGCTCCAAGGATGCAGTCTATATTTTAAAACTAAAGCCATAA
- a CDS encoding MBL fold metallo-hydrolase, translated as MIFCPLFSGSSGNSTFIASDNTKILVDAGLAGKNIENALLSIGQKPKDIDAILVTHEHTDHIKGVGVLSRRYDIPIYTNESTWNAMSKSIGKIKEHNIKVISNDYIEINDMAVTSYRISHDAADPRGYKIFSKDKCACIATDLGFFSEEIKKILSQADIILLESNHDVEMLKFGPYPYALKRRILSKIGHLSNDDCGKAILDISTNKFKKIILGHLSKINNYPKLAYKTVLNVLAKEGIELDKDLSVSMASRNMPSNYTQF; from the coding sequence ATGATTTTCTGCCCTTTATTTAGCGGAAGCAGCGGGAACAGTACATTTATAGCTTCTGACAACACAAAAATTTTAGTAGATGCAGGCCTTGCCGGTAAAAATATAGAAAATGCTCTACTGAGTATTGGTCAAAAGCCAAAGGATATAGATGCCATTTTAGTTACCCATGAACATACTGACCATATCAAAGGTGTTGGTGTACTATCCAGGAGATATGATATACCCATATACACCAATGAATCTACATGGAATGCTATGTCTAAATCCATAGGTAAAATCAAGGAACATAATATAAAAGTAATTTCCAATGATTATATTGAAATCAATGACATGGCTGTAACTAGTTATAGAATATCTCATGATGCAGCAGACCCCAGGGGATATAAAATCTTCAGCAAAGATAAATGTGCCTGCATAGCAACCGATCTGGGATTTTTCTCGGAAGAAATAAAGAAAATTTTAAGTCAGGCAGACATAATACTACTGGAAAGTAATCATGACGTTGAGATGTTAAAATTTGGTCCTTACCCGTATGCCTTAAAAAGGAGAATACTTAGTAAAATTGGTCATTTGTCAAACGATGATTGTGGAAAAGCTATATTGGATATTTCGACCAATAAATTCAAAAAAATAATCTTAGGACATTTGAGCAAAATAAACAACTATCCAAAATTAGCCTACAAAACTGTATTGAATGTCTTAGCCAAAGAAGGAATAGAGCTTGATAAGGATTTAAGTGTATCAATGGCAAGTCGTAATATGCCAAGTAACTATACACAATTTTAA
- a CDS encoding GerMN domain-containing protein: MKKIFSILLCSTVMFLNLSLTSCEKKDNLSINNSEKEKEIAFPQEKNNLIELNIYFDSTKKDGALELSKEQRIIKKDELLAETIINELIKGPSVKSNLSPVFDKSARLISVSIKDKIAYVNLSKDTNQKMNARKEEACIKSIVLSLTQLSSVDKVKIFIDNKDTNLFGNNFDLSKPIGKEDLKNIKAD, translated from the coding sequence ATGAAAAAAATTTTTAGTATTCTGCTGTGCTCCACAGTCATGTTTCTTAATTTATCACTGACTTCATGTGAAAAAAAAGATAATCTGAGTATAAATAATAGTGAGAAGGAAAAAGAAATAGCATTCCCCCAGGAAAAAAACAATTTAATAGAATTAAATATATATTTTGATTCTACTAAAAAGGATGGTGCGCTGGAATTATCAAAGGAGCAGAGAATAATAAAGAAAGATGAACTTCTTGCCGAAACTATAATAAATGAACTTATAAAAGGTCCTTCTGTAAAAAGTAATCTATCTCCTGTATTTGATAAAAGTGCAAGACTTATCAGTGTATCTATAAAGGACAAAATAGCCTATGTAAATTTAAGCAAAGATACAAATCAAAAAATGAATGCCAGGAAAGAAGAGGCCTGCATCAAAAGCATTGTTTTATCTCTAACCCAACTATCCTCTGTTGACAAAGTAAAGATATTTATAGATAATAAGGATACTAATTTGTTTGGAAACAATTTTGATTTATCCAAACCTATTGGAAAGGAGGATCTTAAAAATATCAAAGCAGACTAA